A genomic region of Salvelinus alpinus chromosome 12, SLU_Salpinus.1, whole genome shotgun sequence contains the following coding sequences:
- the LOC139535862 gene encoding fidgetin-like protein 2 isoform X1 — MEELRTQGLLKMHWSPEHAAPLSQWPEQHLDVSSTTSPPSAHKHDSRGYTTAAGYPWASDDISALTASSLLKRYAEKYSGLELPYERPAPGAYSELGTFLKSETEPWALGQGMECYPALEALAAGAKVGSASVGLPGTGSVTVVNSNLTSDPGYSGGGSCNGPPSQDYPLSYNSTYLSSGYCLQPGSALPPASLQTTPILVSSYNPTNPVYNYPPGCYPHLQTSLAASYSHSHPSASYLPSGLSTPTPLTPRSTMEGSSYGYPSHSLGAGSETGGPLKRKAFEMAEEGEEGGGDGSRYRKYGNGHSKSHGNGHGNDYDIAGSEVQAYKPGKPLVSPPYGGQGEYSPSSGLGGESGGGGEHGFPHQRLAMKMPVSHARSEDPTGGR; from the exons ATGGAGGAGCTCAGAACACAAG GTCTGTTGAAGATGCACTGGTCTCCGGAGCACGCGGCCCCCCTGTCCCAGTGGCCTGAGCAGCACCTGGATGTGTCTTccaccacctcccctccctctgcccaCAAACACGACTCACGTGGTTACACCACTGCAGCCGGATACCCCTGGGCCAGCGACGACATCTCTGCCCTCACCGCCTCTTCCTTGTTAAAACGCTATGCCGAAAAGTACTCAGGCCTGGAGCTGCCCTACGAAAGGCCTGCCCCAGGGGCTTACTCAGAGCTTGGGACCTTCCTGAAGAGTGAGACTGAGCCCTGGGCCCTGGGGCAGGGCATGGAGTGTTACCCTGCGCTGGAGGCCCTGGCAGCGGGGGCCAAAGTGGGATCAGCATCAGTGGGCCTCCCTGGCACGGGCAGTGTGACGGTGGTGAACAGTAacttgacctctgaccctgggtaTAGTGGTGGTGGCTCCTGTAATGGCCCCCCCTCTCAGGACTACCCCCTCTCCTACAACAGCACCTACCTCTCCTCAGGATACTGCCTCCAGCCCGGCTCAGCACTTCCCCCAGCCTCTCTGCAAACCACCCCCATCCTGGTGTCCAGCTACAACCCTACCAACCCTGTATACAACTACCCGCCAGGCTGCTACCCCCACCTCCAGACCAGCCTGGCAGCCAGCTACAGCCACAGCCACCCCAGTGCCTCCTACCTCCCCTCTGGACTGAGCACCCCTACCCCCCTGACCCCCCGGTCCACCATGGAGGGGAGCAGCTATGGCTACCCCAGTCACAGCCTAGGGGCCGGCTCTGAGACAGGAGGGCCGCTGAAACGCAAGGCCTTTGAGATggcggaagagggagaggagggaggaggagatggctCGCGGTACAGGAAGTACGGCAACGGCCACAGCAAGAGCCACGGCAATGGTCACGGCAACGACTACGACATAGCGGGCTCAGAAGTCCAGGCCTACAAGCCCGGCAAGCCTCTGGTGTCGCCTCCTTATGGTGGGCAGGGGGAGTACAGCCCCTCCTCAGGCCTAGGGGGGGAgagtgggggaggaggggaacaTGGCTTCCCACATCAGAGGCTGGCCATGAAGATGCCTGTGTCACATGCACGATCTGAGGACCCAACTGGAGGACGCTAG
- the LOC139535862 gene encoding fidgetin-like protein 2 isoform X2, which translates to MHWSPEHAAPLSQWPEQHLDVSSTTSPPSAHKHDSRGYTTAAGYPWASDDISALTASSLLKRYAEKYSGLELPYERPAPGAYSELGTFLKSETEPWALGQGMECYPALEALAAGAKVGSASVGLPGTGSVTVVNSNLTSDPGYSGGGSCNGPPSQDYPLSYNSTYLSSGYCLQPGSALPPASLQTTPILVSSYNPTNPVYNYPPGCYPHLQTSLAASYSHSHPSASYLPSGLSTPTPLTPRSTMEGSSYGYPSHSLGAGSETGGPLKRKAFEMAEEGEEGGGDGSRYRKYGNGHSKSHGNGHGNDYDIAGSEVQAYKPGKPLVSPPYGGQGEYSPSSGLGGESGGGGEHGFPHQRLAMKMPVSHARSEDPTGGR; encoded by the coding sequence ATGCACTGGTCTCCGGAGCACGCGGCCCCCCTGTCCCAGTGGCCTGAGCAGCACCTGGATGTGTCTTccaccacctcccctccctctgcccaCAAACACGACTCACGTGGTTACACCACTGCAGCCGGATACCCCTGGGCCAGCGACGACATCTCTGCCCTCACCGCCTCTTCCTTGTTAAAACGCTATGCCGAAAAGTACTCAGGCCTGGAGCTGCCCTACGAAAGGCCTGCCCCAGGGGCTTACTCAGAGCTTGGGACCTTCCTGAAGAGTGAGACTGAGCCCTGGGCCCTGGGGCAGGGCATGGAGTGTTACCCTGCGCTGGAGGCCCTGGCAGCGGGGGCCAAAGTGGGATCAGCATCAGTGGGCCTCCCTGGCACGGGCAGTGTGACGGTGGTGAACAGTAacttgacctctgaccctgggtaTAGTGGTGGTGGCTCCTGTAATGGCCCCCCCTCTCAGGACTACCCCCTCTCCTACAACAGCACCTACCTCTCCTCAGGATACTGCCTCCAGCCCGGCTCAGCACTTCCCCCAGCCTCTCTGCAAACCACCCCCATCCTGGTGTCCAGCTACAACCCTACCAACCCTGTATACAACTACCCGCCAGGCTGCTACCCCCACCTCCAGACCAGCCTGGCAGCCAGCTACAGCCACAGCCACCCCAGTGCCTCCTACCTCCCCTCTGGACTGAGCACCCCTACCCCCCTGACCCCCCGGTCCACCATGGAGGGGAGCAGCTATGGCTACCCCAGTCACAGCCTAGGGGCCGGCTCTGAGACAGGAGGGCCGCTGAAACGCAAGGCCTTTGAGATggcggaagagggagaggagggaggaggagatggctCGCGGTACAGGAAGTACGGCAACGGCCACAGCAAGAGCCACGGCAATGGTCACGGCAACGACTACGACATAGCGGGCTCAGAAGTCCAGGCCTACAAGCCCGGCAAGCCTCTGGTGTCGCCTCCTTATGGTGGGCAGGGGGAGTACAGCCCCTCCTCAGGCCTAGGGGGGGAgagtgggggaggaggggaacaTGGCTTCCCACATCAGAGGCTGGCCATGAAGATGCCTGTGTCACATGCACGATCTGAGGACCCAACTGGAGGACGCTAG